One genomic segment of Kocuria rhizophila DC2201 includes these proteins:
- a CDS encoding TetR/AcrR family transcriptional regulator translates to MSDGYHHGDLRRALLDESAQMIDEVGPSSLSLRELARRAGVSHGAPAHHFGDRRGLLTALAAQGLRLLAADVAAATAGGFDEAAVAYVRFAREHPGHYAVMHRPELLHADDGELSAARASSMEALMAGVESIPAERRAHLTTSEAAHVAWSLVHGLASLAAEGATPDLQTDDLARRAARQLFA, encoded by the coding sequence ATGAGCGACGGATATCACCACGGCGACCTAAGACGAGCACTCCTCGACGAGTCGGCGCAGATGATCGACGAGGTTGGACCCAGTTCACTGTCGCTGCGCGAGCTTGCCCGTCGGGCCGGGGTCTCGCATGGCGCACCCGCGCATCATTTCGGCGATCGACGGGGCCTGCTCACGGCGCTAGCCGCGCAAGGTCTGCGCCTGCTTGCCGCCGATGTGGCCGCAGCCACGGCTGGTGGCTTCGACGAGGCAGCAGTCGCGTACGTCAGGTTCGCACGTGAGCACCCTGGCCACTACGCCGTGATGCACAGGCCGGAGCTGCTCCACGCCGATGACGGTGAGTTGAGTGCAGCCCGGGCATCCTCGATGGAGGCGCTTATGGCAGGCGTCGAATCAATACCCGCAGAACGCAGGGCACACCTGACAACCTCGGAAGCAGCGCACGTGGCCTGGTCCCTGGTTCACGGGCTTGCATCCCTTGCAGCCGAAGGCGCTACCCCCGATCTTC